The Pseudomonas sp. TH06 genome has a window encoding:
- the rsmH gene encoding 16S rRNA (cytosine(1402)-N(4))-methyltransferase RsmH produces MDSGFNHITVLLDEAVEALAVRPDGCYLDGTFGRGGHSRLILSQLGTDGRLIGFDKDPQAIATGQTLAAEDGRFVVVQRSFAELGSVVAERGLAGKVSGILLDLGVSSPQLDDAERGFSFLNDGPLDMRMDPSRGISAAEFVNTAPAEEIARVFKEYGEERFSGRMARAVAERRDIKPFERTADLAEVLKVANPAWEKGKNPATRAFQGLRIHVNNELGDLEAGLEAALEALEVGGRLVVISFHSLEDRIVKLFMRKLVKGEADNLPRNLPVRHVAFEPKIKVHGKAQTASDAELKANPRSRSAVMRVAEKLR; encoded by the coding sequence ATTGATAGCGGCTTTAACCACATCACCGTACTGCTTGACGAAGCCGTCGAGGCTCTCGCCGTACGTCCTGATGGCTGCTATCTGGACGGCACGTTCGGGCGCGGCGGACACAGTCGGCTGATCCTCAGCCAGCTCGGCACGGACGGTCGACTCATCGGGTTCGACAAAGATCCACAAGCGATTGCCACCGGGCAAACGCTAGCGGCCGAAGACGGCCGCTTTGTCGTTGTGCAGCGCAGCTTTGCCGAGCTCGGTTCGGTAGTCGCTGAGCGCGGTCTGGCTGGCAAGGTCAGCGGCATTCTGCTCGACCTCGGTGTGTCTTCGCCGCAGCTCGACGACGCTGAACGCGGCTTCAGTTTCCTCAACGATGGTCCGCTGGACATGCGCATGGATCCGTCCCGTGGCATCAGCGCAGCCGAATTCGTCAACACCGCGCCGGCTGAGGAAATCGCCCGGGTGTTCAAGGAATACGGCGAAGAACGTTTCTCCGGCCGCATGGCCCGCGCCGTTGCCGAACGTCGCGATATCAAGCCGTTCGAGCGTACCGCCGATCTTGCCGAAGTGTTGAAGGTCGCCAACCCGGCGTGGGAAAAGGGCAAGAACCCGGCCACCCGTGCATTCCAGGGTTTGCGCATTCACGTCAACAACGAACTGGGCGATCTGGAAGCCGGCCTCGAAGCCGCACTGGAAGCCCTGGAAGTTGGCGGCCGTCTGGTCGTCATCAGCTTTCACTCGCTGGAAGACCGCATCGTCAAACTGTTCATGCGCAAGTTGGTGAAAGGCGAAGCCGACAACCTGCCGCGCAACCTGCCGGTTCGCCACGTGGCGTTCGAACCGAAAATCAAAGTCCATGGCAAAGCGCAGACAGCCTCCGACGCCGAACTCAAAGCCAACCCACGTTCCCGTAGCGCCGTCATGCGCGTCGCGGAGAAGCTGCGGTGA
- the ftsL gene encoding cell division protein FtsL, whose product MSKLFAKPLPGGSFLMLLLFIGVLVSAIAVSYSAHWNRQLLNTLYNELSVRDKAQAEWGRLILEQSTWTAHSRIEVLATEQLKMHIPGAADVKMVAP is encoded by the coding sequence GTGAGCAAGCTTTTCGCCAAGCCACTGCCCGGCGGCAGCTTTCTGATGCTGCTGCTGTTCATCGGCGTGCTCGTGTCGGCCATCGCCGTGTCATACAGCGCGCACTGGAACCGTCAGTTGCTCAACACCCTTTATAACGAACTCAGCGTGCGCGACAAGGCGCAGGCCGAGTGGGGTCGTCTGATTCTTGAGCAAAGCACCTGGACCGCGCACAGCCGGATCGAAGTGCTGGCCACCGAACAACTGAAAATGCACATTCCGGGCGCGGCTGACGTGAAGATGGTGGCGCCATGA
- a CDS encoding penicillin-binding protein activator: MIACLRLFTALCLAALLAACASSPSSSLGELPRTPDASIEQLLEQATQAKTPEKAALLRLSAADLAYRQGNAGQSAQILQQVPVEQLKPGQQIFASTLAAELAMTRNQPKAALTALSHPSLQHLGEMPEEQQVRTGTVHARALEADGQTLAAARERVFIAPMLQGEAASKNHEAIWTLIGSLPTDQLQPNTTDDLGGWMGLAMAVKSAGTLEQQQAAIDTWRAQNPKHPAAINLPLPLTKLKELASQPLSKIALLLPQDGPLAAVGKALREGFMAAHYQAQQAGQKPPAIEFYDSSKLTSMDEFYRKAQADGVQLVVGPLEKPLVKQLSTRPQLPITTLALNYSEGDQGPAQLFQFGLAAEDEAREVSRRARADGLHRAAIMVPKGEWGDRVLRAFSQDWQANGGSIVATERVDQPVQLAQQIADMFQLRQSEARAKSLQNAAGTNVAAQPSRRQDIEFIFLAATPQQAQQIKPTLNFQYAGDVPVYATSHVYSASGDVNQYNDMNGIRFCETPWLLDSSDPLRQQVVAQWPQAAGSLGRLYAMGVDAYRLAPRLGQLKALPDSRIDGESGSLGMTQTQRVVRQLPWAQFVSGQVQRLPDTPR; the protein is encoded by the coding sequence ATGATCGCTTGCCTGCGGCTGTTCACTGCCCTCTGCCTCGCTGCCCTGTTGGCGGCTTGCGCCAGCTCCCCTTCCTCCAGCCTTGGCGAACTTCCACGGACTCCGGATGCCAGCATCGAGCAACTGCTCGAACAGGCTACCCAGGCGAAAACCCCGGAAAAAGCCGCCCTGTTGCGCCTCAGCGCTGCTGATCTGGCTTATCGCCAGGGCAATGCCGGACAGTCCGCGCAAATCCTGCAACAAGTGCCTGTCGAGCAACTCAAGCCGGGCCAGCAGATTTTCGCCAGCACCCTGGCCGCCGAACTGGCCATGACCCGCAATCAGCCGAAAGCCGCGCTGACCGCCCTCAGCCACCCAAGCCTGCAACACCTGGGTGAGATGCCGGAAGAGCAACAGGTGCGCACCGGCACCGTGCACGCCCGCGCTCTTGAAGCCGATGGCCAGACACTCGCCGCCGCCCGCGAGCGCGTGTTCATCGCACCGATGCTGCAAGGCGAAGCCGCGAGCAAGAACCACGAAGCGATCTGGACTCTGATTGGCTCGCTGCCGACCGACCAACTGCAACCGAACACCACCGACGATCTCGGCGGCTGGATGGGCCTGGCCATGGCGGTGAAATCCGCCGGCACCCTGGAACAGCAGCAAGCCGCAATCGACACCTGGCGCGCGCAGAATCCAAAGCATCCGGCCGCGATCAATCTGCCGCTGCCACTGACCAAGCTCAAGGAACTGGCCAGCCAGCCACTGAGCAAGATCGCCCTGCTGCTGCCACAGGACGGCCCGCTGGCTGCTGTCGGCAAAGCACTGCGTGAAGGCTTCATGGCTGCGCACTATCAGGCTCAACAGGCCGGGCAGAAACCGCCGGCCATCGAGTTTTATGACAGCTCGAAACTGACCTCGATGGACGAGTTCTACCGCAAGGCGCAGGCAGACGGCGTGCAACTGGTCGTCGGCCCGCTGGAAAAACCGCTGGTCAAACAGCTGAGCACCCGTCCGCAACTGCCAATCACCACCCTCGCACTGAACTACAGCGAAGGCGATCAAGGTCCGGCACAACTGTTCCAGTTTGGTTTGGCCGCTGAAGACGAAGCTCGCGAAGTCTCGCGCCGTGCCCGCGCCGATGGCCTGCACCGCGCCGCGATCATGGTGCCGAAAGGCGAATGGGGCGACCGCGTACTGCGTGCTTTCAGCCAGGACTGGCAGGCTAACGGCGGCAGCATCGTTGCCACCGAACGCGTTGATCAGCCGGTGCAACTGGCCCAGCAGATCGCCGACATGTTCCAATTGCGTCAGAGCGAAGCCCGCGCCAAGAGCCTGCAAAATGCGGCCGGCACCAACGTTGCCGCGCAGCCTTCGCGCCGTCAGGACATCGAGTTCATCTTCCTCGCTGCAACCCCACAGCAAGCGCAGCAGATCAAGCCGACCCTGAACTTCCAGTACGCTGGCGACGTTCCTGTTTATGCAACCTCGCACGTGTACAGCGCCAGTGGCGACGTCAACCAGTACAACGACATGAACGGCATTCGCTTCTGCGAAACCCCATGGCTGCTGGACTCCAGCGATCCGCTGCGTCAACAAGTGGTTGCGCAGTGGCCGCAAGCCGCCGGCAGCCTCGGCCGCCTGTACGCGATGGGCGTGGATGCCTATCGTCTGGCGCCGCGCCTGGGTCAACTCAAGGCGCTGCCGGACAGCCGCATCGACGGTGAATCGGGCAGCCTCGGCATGACCCAGACCCAGCGCGTTGTGCGTCAGTTGCCTTGGGCGCAGTTCGTCAGCGGTCAGGTTCAACGCCTGCCGGATACTCCACGCTGA
- the murF gene encoding UDP-N-acetylmuramoyl-tripeptide--D-alanyl-D-alanine ligase, which yields MLKALKLSELTNALDARLISADASFDGVSIDSRAIQPGQLFIALTGPRFDGHDYLNDVAAKGAVAALVEREVADSTLPQLLVKDTRQALGQLGALNRAAFTQPVAAITGSSGKTTVKEMLASILRTRGPVLATRGNLNNDLGAPLTLLELAPEHTAAVIELGASRLGEIAYTVGLTKPHVAILNNAGTAHVGEFGGPEKIVEAKGEIIDGLAADGVAVLNLDDKAFGIWKTRAGARKVLTFALSNAQADFYASDLSTDARGCPAFNLHTPEGVERVQVNLLGTHNVANAMAAAAAAHALSVSLFGIATGLGAVQPVKGRTVAQLAKNGMRVIDDTYNANPTSMCAAVDILAGFSGRTVLVLGDIGELGDWAEQGHRDVGEYARGKVSALYAVGPNMVHAVNAFGAQAHHFGTQAELIQALDAEQDTNTTILIKGSRSAAMENIVAALCGSSLEKH from the coding sequence ATGCTTAAGGCCCTGAAACTCAGCGAGCTGACCAACGCGCTCGACGCACGCCTGATCAGCGCCGATGCCAGTTTCGACGGCGTCAGCATCGACAGCCGTGCGATCCAGCCTGGCCAACTGTTTATTGCCCTGACCGGCCCGCGTTTCGACGGTCATGACTACTTGAACGACGTCGCCGCCAAAGGCGCCGTTGCCGCACTGGTCGAGCGTGAAGTTGCCGACAGTACGTTGCCGCAATTGCTGGTCAAGGACACCCGTCAGGCCTTGGGCCAACTGGGTGCCTTGAACCGTGCGGCGTTCACTCAGCCAGTCGCTGCCATCACCGGCTCCAGTGGCAAAACCACCGTCAAGGAAATGCTCGCGAGCATTCTGCGCACGCGCGGTCCGGTGCTGGCGACTCGCGGCAATTTGAACAACGACCTCGGCGCGCCACTGACCCTGCTCGAACTGGCCCCGGAACACACGGCGGCCGTGATCGAGCTGGGTGCCTCGCGCCTCGGCGAGATCGCCTACACCGTAGGCCTGACCAAGCCGCATGTAGCGATCCTCAACAATGCCGGCACCGCTCACGTCGGTGAGTTTGGCGGCCCGGAAAAAATCGTTGAAGCCAAGGGCGAAATCATCGACGGGCTGGCGGCTGATGGCGTCGCCGTGCTCAATCTCGATGACAAGGCTTTTGGCATCTGGAAGACCCGTGCGGGCGCTCGCAAGGTGCTGACCTTCGCTTTGAGCAATGCGCAGGCTGACTTCTACGCCAGTGACTTGAGCACCGATGCCCGGGGTTGCCCGGCCTTCAATCTGCATACACCTGAAGGTGTCGAGCGCGTTCAAGTGAACCTGCTCGGCACCCACAACGTTGCCAATGCCATGGCCGCCGCCGCTGCCGCACACGCCTTGAGCGTGTCGCTGTTCGGCATCGCCACCGGGCTTGGCGCGGTGCAACCGGTCAAGGGCCGCACCGTCGCGCAACTGGCGAAAAACGGTATGCGCGTGATTGATGACACTTACAACGCAAACCCCACCTCGATGTGCGCGGCCGTTGATATACTCGCCGGCTTTTCCGGCCGCACCGTCCTGGTGCTCGGAGATATCGGCGAGTTGGGCGATTGGGCGGAGCAGGGGCACCGCGACGTGGGCGAATACGCCCGGGGCAAGGTTTCCGCGCTTTATGCCGTTGGGCCAAACATGGTTCACGCCGTAAACGCTTTCGGTGCGCAGGCGCATCACTTCGGCACGCAAGCCGAACTGATCCAGGCCCTCGACGCCGAGCAAGACACAAACACCACTATTTTGATCAAGGGTTCGCGCAGTGCAGCGATGGAAAACATCGTTGCGGCTCTGTGCGGGTCCAGTCTGGAGAAACATTAA
- the mraY gene encoding phospho-N-acetylmuramoyl-pentapeptide-transferase yields MLLLLAEYLQQFYKGFAVFQYLTLRGILGVLTALVLSLCYGPWMIRTLQNRQIGQSVRNDGPQSHLSKSGTPTMGGALILSSIGVSTLLWADLSNRYVWTVLLVTLLFGAIGWVDDYRKVIEKNSRGLPSRWKYFWQSVFGLGAAIFLYMTATTPVETTLILPMLKDYSIPLGAGFIVLTYFVIVGSSNAVNLTDGLDGLAIMPTVMVGGGLGIFCYLSGNVKFAEYLLIPYVPGAGELIVFCGALIGAGLGFLWFNTYPAQVFMGDVGALALGAALGTIAVIVRQEIVLFIMGGVFVMETLSVVIQVASFKLTGRRVFRMAPIHHHFELKGWPEPRVIVRFWIITVILVLIGLATLKLR; encoded by the coding sequence ATGCTGCTGCTGCTAGCGGAGTATCTGCAACAGTTCTACAAAGGCTTCGCGGTCTTTCAGTACCTGACCCTGCGCGGGATCCTCGGTGTGCTGACCGCGCTGGTTTTGTCGCTGTGCTATGGCCCGTGGATGATCCGCACTTTGCAGAACCGTCAGATCGGTCAATCCGTGCGTAACGATGGTCCGCAATCGCACTTGTCGAAATCCGGTACGCCGACCATGGGTGGCGCGCTGATTCTGTCTTCGATCGGCGTCAGCACTCTGCTCTGGGCTGACCTGAGCAACCGTTACGTCTGGACTGTGTTGCTGGTGACCCTGCTGTTCGGCGCCATCGGCTGGGTCGATGATTACCGCAAGGTCATCGAGAAGAACTCGCGTGGCCTGCCGAGCCGCTGGAAGTATTTCTGGCAATCGGTGTTCGGCCTGGGCGCGGCGATCTTCCTTTATATGACCGCTACCACCCCGGTGGAAACTACCTTGATCCTGCCGATGCTCAAGGACTACAGCATTCCGCTGGGCGCCGGTTTCATCGTGCTGACCTACTTTGTGATCGTCGGTTCGAGCAACGCGGTCAACCTGACTGACGGCCTCGACGGTCTGGCGATCATGCCAACCGTAATGGTCGGCGGCGGTCTGGGCATCTTCTGCTACCTGTCGGGTAACGTGAAATTCGCCGAATACCTGCTGATCCCTTACGTGCCGGGCGCGGGCGAGCTGATCGTGTTCTGCGGCGCGCTGATCGGTGCCGGTCTGGGCTTCCTCTGGTTCAATACCTATCCGGCGCAAGTGTTCATGGGTGACGTCGGCGCACTGGCACTGGGCGCAGCTTTGGGCACCATTGCAGTGATCGTCCGTCAGGAAATCGTCCTGTTCATCATGGGCGGCGTGTTCGTGATGGAAACCCTGTCAGTCGTCATTCAGGTTGCTTCCTTTAAGCTGACCGGTCGCCGTGTGTTCCGCATGGCACCGATACACCACCACTTTGAACTCAAGGGCTGGCCCGAGCCGCGCGTGATTGTCCGTTTCTGGATCATCACCGTGATTCTCGTGCTGATCGGCCTTGCCACCCTGAAGCTGAGGTAG
- a CDS encoding UDP-N-acetylmuramoyl-L-alanyl-D-glutamate--2,6-diaminopimelate ligase: MSLSLNKIFPHAGHDLLIRELALDSRNVRAGDLFLAVPGGKFDGRAHIADALARGAAAVAYEVEGATVLPITDVPLIPVKGLAAQLSDIAGRFYGEPSHHLNLVGVTGTNGKTSVTQLVAQALDLLGQHCGIVGTLGSGFYGALESGLHTTPNPIAVQATLGDLKKAGAKAVAMEVSSHGLDQGRVTALAFDVAVMTNLSRDHLDYHGTMEAYAEAKAKLFAWNDLKCRVVNLDDDFGRQLAAEKRESRLITYSLLDSSAYLFCRDAQFDDHGVRATLVTPQGEHHLRSTLLGRFNLSNVLAAVGALLGLDYALDEILKVLPKLEGPAGRMQRLGGGTQPLVVVDYAHTPDALEKVLSALRPHVKGQLLCLFGCGGDRDRGKRPLMAEVVERLADQVLVTDDNPRTEDPAVIFDDIRAGFTAVDKVTFVAGRGQAIAQLIAGASADDVIVLAGKGHEDYQEINGERHAFSDLVEADHALTAWEVAHA, from the coding sequence ATGTCATTAAGTCTGAACAAGATATTCCCCCACGCCGGCCACGATCTGTTGATCCGTGAATTGGCGCTGGACAGCCGCAACGTACGTGCGGGCGATTTGTTCCTCGCGGTGCCTGGCGGCAAATTCGATGGCCGTGCGCACATTGCCGATGCACTGGCGCGTGGCGCGGCGGCTGTGGCCTATGAAGTGGAAGGCGCCACTGTGCTGCCGATCACTGATGTGCCGCTGATTCCGGTCAAAGGTCTGGCGGCGCAGTTGTCGGATATCGCCGGACGTTTTTATGGCGAACCAAGCCATCACCTGAATCTGGTCGGCGTGACCGGCACCAACGGCAAGACCAGCGTGACCCAATTGGTTGCGCAGGCACTGGATCTGCTCGGCCAGCATTGCGGCATCGTCGGCACCTTGGGTTCCGGCTTCTATGGCGCACTGGAAAGCGGTCTGCACACCACGCCGAATCCGATCGCCGTACAAGCGACCCTGGGCGACCTGAAAAAGGCCGGCGCGAAAGCCGTGGCCATGGAAGTCTCGTCCCACGGTCTGGATCAGGGCCGCGTCACTGCGCTGGCGTTCGACGTCGCCGTGATGACCAACCTGTCCCGCGATCATCTGGATTATCACGGCACCATGGAGGCGTACGCCGAGGCCAAGGCCAAGCTGTTCGCCTGGAATGATTTGAAGTGCCGCGTGGTCAACCTCGACGACGATTTCGGCCGGCAACTGGCTGCCGAAAAACGCGAATCGCGTTTGATCACCTACAGCCTGCTCGACAGCAGCGCGTACCTGTTCTGCCGCGACGCGCAGTTCGACGACCACGGTGTGCGCGCCACACTGGTGACGCCGCAGGGTGAACATCATCTGCGCAGCACCTTGCTCGGTCGCTTCAACCTGAGCAACGTCCTGGCAGCGGTCGGCGCCTTGCTCGGCCTGGATTACGCGCTCGACGAAATTCTCAAGGTGCTACCGAAACTCGAAGGCCCGGCCGGTCGCATGCAGCGTCTGGGCGGCGGCACTCAACCGTTGGTGGTGGTCGATTACGCCCACACCCCGGATGCGCTGGAAAAAGTTCTGAGCGCGTTGCGCCCGCACGTCAAAGGCCAACTGCTGTGCCTGTTCGGCTGCGGCGGTGACCGTGATCGCGGCAAGCGTCCGTTGATGGCCGAAGTGGTCGAGCGTCTGGCCGATCAAGTGCTGGTCACCGATGACAATCCGCGCACCGAAGATCCCGCAGTGATTTTCGATGACATCCGCGCCGGTTTCACCGCTGTGGATAAAGTCACCTTCGTCGCTGGTCGTGGTCAGGCCATCGCACAACTGATTGCCGGCGCTTCAGCCGATGACGTGATCGTGCTGGCCGGTAAAGGTCACGAGGACTATCAGGAAATCAACGGCGAGCGCCACGCCTTCTCTGATCTGGTCGAGGCCGATCACGCCCTGACCGCTTGGGAGGTGGCCCATGCTTAA
- the mraZ gene encoding division/cell wall cluster transcriptional repressor MraZ translates to MFRGANAISLDAKGRLAMPSRYRDELDSRSSGQLIVTIDAVDPCLCVYPLDEWEIIETKLRALPSLREENRRLQRLLIGNAVDLELDGSGRFLVPPRLREYARLDKKAMLVGQLNKFQLWDEDAWNAVSAADLAAIQQPGAMPDELRDLIL, encoded by the coding sequence GTGTTTCGCGGAGCTAACGCTATCAGTCTCGACGCAAAGGGCCGTCTCGCCATGCCGAGCCGGTACCGTGACGAGCTCGATTCGCGCAGTTCCGGCCAATTGATCGTGACCATTGATGCCGTTGATCCGTGTCTGTGTGTCTATCCGCTCGACGAGTGGGAAATTATTGAAACCAAGTTGCGCGCGCTTCCTTCGCTTCGCGAAGAGAACCGTCGCCTGCAACGTTTGCTGATTGGTAATGCCGTCGACCTCGAGCTCGATGGCAGTGGTCGTTTTCTGGTTCCACCGCGTCTGCGCGAATACGCCAGGCTTGATAAGAAAGCGATGCTGGTGGGCCAACTGAACAAGTTCCAATTGTGGGACGAGGATGCCTGGAATGCGGTTTCTGCCGCGGACCTGGCTGCTATTCAACAACCGGGCGCTATGCCTGATGAACTGCGTGATTTGATCCTGTGA
- a CDS encoding penicillin-binding protein 2 has product MKLEGALFPWRFRLMVALLGVMVAAICWRIIDLQVVDRDFLKGQGDARSLRHIPIPAHRGLITDRNGEPLAVSTPVTTLWANAKEMQTAKEKWPALAAALGQDPKALTERLEAQANKEFIYLVRGLTPEQGQAVLDLKVPGVYGIEEFRRFYPAGEVTAHMVGFTDIDDHGREGVELAYDEWLAGVPGKRQVIKDRRGRLIKDVQVTKNAKAGKPLALSIDLRLQYLANRELRNAIIENGAKAGSLVIMDVKTGEILAMVNQPTYNPNNRRNLQPAMMRNRAMIDVFEPGSTMKAISMSAAIESGRWKPSDTVEVYPGTLQIGKYTIKDVSKSEGPVLDMTGILINSSNVGMSKVAFDIGGETIYRLAQKVGLGQDTGLGFPGERVGNLPNYRDWRKAETATLSYGYGISVTAIQLVHAFSALANNGRLAPLTLIKTDKPPQTTQVLPEAVAKTMQGMLTQVIEAPRGVFRAQVPAYHVAGKSGTARKTSVGTKGYAENSYRSLFAGFGPMSDPRYAIVVVIDEPSKAGYFGGLVSAPVFSRVMSGTLRLMNVTPDNLPTTQQANATPVVPLKANGGRG; this is encoded by the coding sequence ATGAAACTCGAAGGCGCACTGTTCCCATGGCGCTTCCGCCTGATGGTGGCGCTGCTCGGCGTGATGGTCGCGGCGATCTGCTGGCGCATCATCGACCTGCAAGTGGTCGACCGTGACTTCCTCAAAGGTCAGGGCGATGCACGCAGCCTGCGTCATATCCCGATTCCGGCTCACCGTGGTCTGATCACTGACCGTAACGGCGAGCCTTTGGCCGTGAGTACCCCGGTGACCACGCTGTGGGCCAACGCCAAGGAAATGCAGACCGCCAAAGAGAAGTGGCCGGCACTCGCCGCCGCGCTGGGTCAGGACCCGAAAGCCCTGACCGAACGCCTTGAAGCGCAAGCCAACAAAGAATTCATTTACCTGGTGCGCGGGCTGACGCCTGAGCAGGGCCAGGCTGTACTCGACCTGAAAGTGCCGGGCGTCTACGGCATCGAAGAATTCCGCCGGTTCTATCCGGCCGGTGAAGTCACCGCGCACATGGTTGGTTTTACCGACATCGACGATCACGGTCGCGAAGGCGTCGAACTCGCCTACGACGAGTGGCTGGCCGGGGTGCCGGGCAAACGACAGGTCATCAAGGATCGGCGCGGACGGCTGATCAAGGATGTCCAGGTCACCAAAAACGCCAAGGCCGGCAAGCCCTTGGCGTTGTCGATTGACCTGCGTCTGCAATATCTGGCCAACCGCGAGCTGCGCAACGCAATCATCGAAAACGGTGCCAAGGCCGGCAGCCTGGTGATCATGGACGTCAAGACCGGCGAGATTCTCGCCATGGTCAACCAGCCGACCTACAACCCGAACAACCGTCGCAACCTGCAACCGGCGATGATGCGTAACCGCGCGATGATCGACGTGTTCGAACCGGGTTCGACCATGAAAGCCATCTCGATGAGCGCCGCGATCGAGTCCGGCCGCTGGAAACCGAGCGACACCGTCGAGGTGTATCCGGGCACGCTGCAGATCGGTAAATACACGATCAAGGACGTTTCCAAGAGCGAAGGCCCGGTGCTCGACATGACCGGCATCCTGATCAATTCCAGTAACGTCGGCATGAGTAAAGTTGCCTTCGATATCGGCGGCGAAACCATTTACCGCCTCGCACAGAAAGTCGGTCTCGGCCAGGACACTGGCCTCGGCTTCCCGGGCGAACGTGTCGGCAACCTGCCGAATTACCGCGATTGGCGCAAGGCAGAAACCGCGACCCTGTCCTACGGTTACGGTATCTCCGTAACCGCGATTCAGTTGGTCCACGCCTTCTCGGCACTGGCCAACAACGGTCGCCTCGCGCCGCTGACCCTGATCAAAACCGACAAGCCCCCGCAAACCACGCAAGTGCTGCCGGAAGCGGTGGCGAAAACCATGCAAGGCATGCTGACGCAGGTGATCGAAGCCCCGCGCGGCGTGTTCCGTGCACAGGTTCCGGCGTATCACGTCGCTGGCAAATCGGGTACTGCGCGCAAGACTTCGGTGGGCACCAAGGGTTACGCCGAAAACTCTTACCGCTCGCTGTTCGCCGGTTTCGGTCCGATGAGCGATCCGCGTTACGCCATCGTGGTGGTGATCGATGAACCGTCCAAGGCCGGTTACTTCGGTGGTCTGGTGTCCGCGCCGGTGTTCAGCCGTGTGATGTCCGGCACCTTGCGCCTGATGAACGTGACCCCGGACAACCTGCCGACCACACAACAAGCCAACGCCACCCCGGTCGTTCCGCTGAAAGCCAATGGAGGGCGCGGCTGA
- the rsmI gene encoding 16S rRNA (cytidine(1402)-2'-O)-methyltransferase, protein MPAFTDHEVCALTAPGPLNSAAGSLYVVATPIGNLDDISARALKILREVSLIAAEDTRHSQRLMQHFGISTPLAACHEHNERDEGSRFITRLLAGDNVALISDAGTPLISDPGYHLVRQARAAGINVVPVPGACALIAALSAAGLPSDRFIFEGFLPAKSVGRKARLEAVKEEPRTLIFYEAPHRILECLQDMEAVFGGERQALLAREITKTFETLKGLPLTELRAFVESDSNQQRGECVVLVAGWSAPESEDAVSSEAMRILNLLLEEMPLKRAAALAAQITGERKNVLYQVALDKQKGV, encoded by the coding sequence ATGCCGGCTTTTACCGATCACGAGGTGTGCGCTTTGACTGCTCCAGGTCCTTTGAATTCCGCTGCAGGCTCGCTTTATGTGGTGGCGACGCCCATCGGCAACCTGGACGACATCAGCGCCCGGGCACTGAAAATCCTCCGCGAAGTTTCGTTGATCGCTGCCGAAGACACGCGTCACTCGCAGCGACTGATGCAGCACTTCGGGATTTCCACGCCGCTGGCCGCTTGCCACGAACATAACGAACGAGATGAAGGTAGCCGTTTTATTACTCGTTTGCTGGCAGGTGACAACGTCGCGCTGATTTCCGATGCCGGTACGCCGCTGATCTCCGATCCGGGGTATCACTTGGTGCGCCAGGCCCGTGCTGCCGGGATCAATGTTGTGCCGGTTCCAGGTGCATGCGCATTGATCGCCGCGCTGTCGGCAGCGGGTCTGCCATCCGACCGTTTCATCTTCGAAGGTTTTCTGCCAGCCAAGTCGGTCGGGCGCAAAGCGCGCCTGGAGGCTGTTAAAGAAGAGCCGCGCACGTTGATCTTCTATGAAGCTCCGCACCGTATTCTTGAATGTTTGCAGGATATGGAAGCGGTGTTCGGTGGTGAGCGTCAGGCCTTGCTTGCCCGCGAAATAACCAAAACCTTCGAAACGCTTAAAGGTTTGCCGCTGACTGAGTTGCGCGCGTTCGTCGAGTCCGACAGCAATCAGCAGCGCGGCGAGTGCGTGGTGCTGGTGGCCGGCTGGAGCGCACCGGAGTCTGAAGATGCCGTCAGCAGCGAGGCGATGCGCATCCTTAATCTGTTGCTCGAAGAAATGCCGCTCAAGCGTGCCGCTGCGCTGGCAGCGCAGATCACCGGCGAGCGCAAAAACGTGCTGTATCAGGTCGCACTGGATAAACAGAAAGGCGTGTAA